One window from the genome of Pirellulales bacterium encodes:
- a CDS encoding sigma-70 family RNA polymerase sigma factor has product MLDEPAQHAVIRGLQAGDRDAWAKLYDNYSLDVWRYVARLLGPDAATVADVVQETFLEAAGSAGRFDPQRGTLWSWLTGIAHHKLAACWRQAARAARVKTLAEAQAISLHRRLNDGQPFPLAEQRELADLVRAALAELTPEYAALLTAKYLDEHSLSQMAGQWGNTVEAIKSKLARARAEFRTQFEMYFPDDRPTPKKATANQQPTQASEVEQSRDTP; this is encoded by the coding sequence GTGCTCGATGAGCCAGCCCAACATGCTGTAATTCGCGGTTTACAAGCCGGCGACCGCGACGCCTGGGCCAAACTGTACGACAACTACAGCTTGGACGTGTGGCGTTACGTCGCCAGGTTGTTGGGCCCCGATGCGGCAACCGTGGCCGACGTGGTGCAAGAAACGTTCCTGGAAGCGGCCGGTTCCGCCGGGCGGTTCGATCCGCAGCGCGGCACGCTGTGGAGTTGGCTGACAGGCATCGCCCATCACAAGCTGGCGGCCTGTTGGCGACAAGCCGCCCGGGCTGCGCGCGTGAAAACACTAGCGGAAGCGCAGGCAATTTCGCTCCACCGCCGCCTGAACGACGGGCAACCTTTTCCACTGGCCGAACAGCGCGAACTCGCCGATTTGGTGCGCGCCGCACTGGCGGAGCTAACTCCCGAGTATGCCGCACTATTGACCGCCAAGTATTTAGACGAACACAGCCTGAGCCAAATGGCCGGACAATGGGGGAACACGGTCGAGGCAATTAAATCGAAATTAGCGCGGGCCCGTGCGGAGTTTCGCACCCAGTTTGAAATGTATTTTCCAGACGATCGCCCCACACCGAAGAAAGCAACTGCGAACCAGCAACCAACGCAAGCCAGCGAAGTTGAACAGAGCCGAGACACGCCATGA